One genomic segment of Myxococcales bacterium includes these proteins:
- a CDS encoding methyl-accepting chemotaxis protein, which yields MNRTERWLGTVRELLTGERSRARGDSVDDARLFRAFAAAERAAEVALGASQSAGASSAQQRNALDAAADALTLLFSRAQSARSSVAAARDSLDQIRLIALNAGLEGARLGDPLGKPLIMVAEEMRNQSLRALAALDQHTALLDHGDRERDKLREQVQAAQQRTAEVARDLLQTQAAQRDVSSALGEVGQRVKEVTRTDPETAALVGDAADHARALMVSLSSLATKPHRASLIGSLGPTLGPLIKLLREEFRGDLGGEQ from the coding sequence CTGGCTGGGTACCGTGCGTGAGCTCCTGACCGGCGAGCGCTCCCGAGCACGCGGTGACAGCGTCGACGACGCACGCCTGTTCCGGGCGTTCGCGGCAGCGGAGCGCGCGGCGGAAGTGGCGCTCGGCGCCAGTCAGTCGGCAGGTGCGAGCTCCGCGCAGCAGAGGAACGCACTGGACGCGGCGGCAGACGCGCTGACCCTGTTGTTTTCGCGGGCCCAGAGCGCGCGTTCGAGCGTGGCGGCGGCCCGGGACTCCCTCGATCAGATCCGGTTGATCGCCCTGAACGCCGGCCTGGAAGGTGCGCGCCTGGGTGACCCCCTGGGCAAACCTCTGATCATGGTGGCCGAAGAGATGCGCAATCAGTCGCTCCGCGCGCTGGCGGCCCTGGATCAGCACACGGCGCTGCTGGACCACGGTGATCGCGAACGCGACAAACTCCGCGAGCAGGTCCAGGCCGCACAGCAGCGCACTGCCGAGGTCGCTCGCGATCTGTTGCAGACTCAGGCCGCGCAGCGCGACGTGTCGTCGGCCCTCGGGGAGGTTGGCCAGCGCGTGAAAGAGGTGACCCGCACCGATCCCGAGACGGCCGCGCTCGTGGGTGACGCCGCCGATCATGCGCGCGCGCTGATGGTCTCGCTGTCGTCGCTGGCAACCAAGCCGCATCGTGCGTCGCTGATCGGTTCGCTCGGGCCCACGTTGGGACCGCTGATCAAGTTGCTGCGCGAGGAGTTCCGCGGCGATCTGGGCGGCGAGCAGTGA